The following proteins come from a genomic window of Opitutales bacterium:
- a CDS encoding phosphotransferase, whose amino-acid sequence MDRAQLKETHPGTLFIDELEPEAMGTLLEELLGLESVSSCSITQLGDGNMNLTRRVHIDGKDYAVKQSVPWVAKYPQIDAPWDRTIREASFYQACISNKAVRSRMPRLLATDLARRILVFQFIPKATDGSAIYDPEEVMDHGLGEQLGHFLAALHHTPIDPKVSPMLTNRDMRTLNFEHIFDLPFRPDIDLELDAHCPGLQDLARRIKSDGRLHRKATQLGNELYLSDGAQLIHGDFFPGSWLFTGDKVWIIDAEFAFLGNGIFDLAVAKAHLELAGKNELFGHLLAGYLNETIETPDEKTLETLSAIEVLRRLIGVAQLDLDYDLKQRSNIVEEAAEKIWSY is encoded by the coding sequence ATGGACCGCGCACAGCTGAAGGAAACCCATCCTGGCACTTTATTCATTGATGAGCTGGAGCCAGAAGCAATGGGTACACTGCTCGAGGAGCTCCTCGGACTTGAGTCTGTTAGCAGCTGCAGTATCACCCAGCTCGGTGACGGGAATATGAATCTTACTCGTCGCGTTCACATCGATGGCAAAGACTATGCCGTTAAACAGAGTGTGCCGTGGGTGGCTAAATACCCCCAAATCGATGCACCATGGGACCGCACCATCCGCGAAGCATCATTCTATCAAGCGTGCATCTCGAATAAAGCCGTGCGCTCACGTATGCCGCGTTTACTGGCAACGGATCTTGCGCGACGCATACTTGTATTTCAGTTCATCCCCAAAGCTACTGATGGGTCTGCCATATACGATCCTGAGGAAGTAATGGACCATGGCTTAGGAGAACAACTCGGACACTTCTTGGCTGCACTGCACCACACTCCAATCGATCCGAAAGTCTCTCCGATGCTCACAAACAGAGATATGCGCACGCTAAATTTTGAGCATATTTTTGATCTCCCCTTTCGGCCCGATATCGATCTAGAGCTCGATGCTCATTGCCCCGGTCTTCAAGATCTGGCTCGTCGTATTAAATCCGATGGACGTCTCCACCGCAAAGCAACTCAGCTGGGAAACGAGCTCTATCTGTCGGACGGGGCACAGTTGATCCACGGAGACTTCTTTCCAGGGAGCTGGCTTTTCACCGGTGACAAGGTCTGGATCATCGATGCCGAATTTGCTTTCCTAGGAAATGGGATTTTTGACCTCGCAGTCGCGAAAGCGCATCTGGAGTTGGCGGGAAAAAATGAACTATTCGGGCATCTCCTTGCTGGATATCTGAACGAAACAATCGAAACCCCAGATGAGAAGACACTCGAGACTCTATCAGCGATTGAAGTCCTACGACGTCTCATCGGTGTCGCCCAACTCGACTTAGACTATGATCTGAAACAACGGAGCAATATAGTGGAAGAAGCTGCGGAAAAAATTTGGTCCTACTAG
- a CDS encoding tRNA (cytidine(34)-2'-O)-methyltransferase, translating into MLQIILFQPEIPQNTGNIGRMCAITETRLHLIHPLGFEISDRSLKRAGMDYWTRLDVFEHVDWRAFIDSDKGPKGNLFLFTTQGARSYWDAQFSDEDGLIFGNEGHGAPDWLHNEPGVDRLKIPQWGDALRSLNLATAAGIATYEALRQIRGAETV; encoded by the coding sequence ATGCTGCAAATCATACTCTTCCAGCCAGAAATTCCTCAGAACACCGGAAACATCGGTCGTATGTGTGCGATCACGGAAACGCGGCTCCATCTGATCCATCCACTCGGATTCGAAATTAGTGACCGCAGCCTCAAACGGGCTGGCATGGACTATTGGACGCGTTTAGATGTCTTCGAGCATGTAGACTGGCGAGCGTTTATAGATAGTGACAAGGGGCCCAAGGGTAATCTGTTTTTATTCACAACTCAGGGGGCACGCAGCTATTGGGATGCACAATTTTCTGATGAGGATGGGCTCATCTTTGGCAACGAAGGGCATGGGGCACCCGATTGGCTACATAATGAGCCAGGTGTCGATCGCCTAAAGATCCCTCAATGGGGGGATGCTTTGCGCAGCTTGAATCTAGCGACCGCTGCAGGAATCGCCACCTACGAAGCGCTGCGGCAGATTCGGGGTGCTGAAACCGTCTAA
- a CDS encoding sulfatase-like hydrolase/transferase produces the protein MELKGKGKKPNILWICTDSQRWDTLGCYGNTFVRTPNIDRLAQQGVLFENAFVQNPLCSPSRGSFLTGRYPSTTRLTRNGQECPEDIVTLPKMLRDQADYVCGLSGKLHLSNCDARLKLGEEWWRYDSAHFFKGVEKRIDYGYDVFHWDHSSRVDDPSSAYTQWLRDKGQFLSYEESEHSPLLVKGLPEDLHQTTWCVEKAIQFINGYSARPHPWLFSVNIFDPHFQLDPPEDALERYLDILDDIPLPDYREGELENKPSHQKPAGKKGTKVSSLNRSDKENRLCRAAYWAMCDVIDRQVGRLLEALEKSGEAENTIVIFTSDHGEMLGDHGRYVKGPFLYEGAIKVPLIISWPGKIREGYRAKGLVEATDIAPTLLEAAGEPRNPGMQGQSLLPVLMGDQDGDHIRDSVYCEYRNSNPKPPVSLSMVRTETHKLVVTHETGEGELYDLQHDPKEFTNLWEDPQAAETKSQLLLKLSDRIAACSDPLPPRVGIY, from the coding sequence ATGGAATTGAAAGGAAAAGGGAAAAAGCCCAATATTTTGTGGATATGCACGGATTCTCAACGATGGGACACATTGGGCTGTTATGGAAACACGTTTGTGCGCACCCCAAATATTGACCGCTTAGCCCAACAAGGCGTGCTGTTCGAAAATGCATTTGTTCAAAATCCGCTCTGTAGCCCAAGTCGCGGTTCTTTTCTCACTGGGCGTTATCCATCAACGACTCGCTTGACGCGCAATGGTCAAGAGTGTCCAGAAGACATTGTTACGCTGCCAAAGATGCTCCGTGATCAGGCCGACTACGTGTGTGGATTGTCAGGTAAGCTTCATCTAAGCAATTGTGACGCGCGCCTCAAGTTAGGCGAAGAATGGTGGCGATACGACTCCGCTCATTTTTTTAAAGGCGTGGAGAAACGAATTGATTACGGCTATGATGTTTTTCATTGGGATCATTCATCCCGTGTCGACGATCCGAGTAGCGCCTACACTCAATGGCTTCGGGACAAGGGCCAGTTTTTGAGCTACGAAGAGTCCGAGCATTCTCCACTTTTAGTAAAGGGTCTCCCTGAAGATCTGCACCAGACGACTTGGTGTGTGGAAAAAGCGATCCAATTTATAAATGGTTACAGTGCGCGTCCCCATCCCTGGTTGTTTTCAGTGAATATTTTTGATCCGCACTTCCAACTCGATCCGCCTGAAGACGCTCTAGAGCGGTATCTTGATATCCTGGATGACATACCTCTGCCTGACTACAGAGAAGGTGAGTTGGAAAATAAGCCTTCACACCAAAAGCCCGCCGGTAAGAAAGGGACCAAAGTTTCGTCCCTAAATCGTTCAGATAAAGAAAATCGCCTGTGTCGGGCCGCTTATTGGGCGATGTGTGATGTCATTGATCGTCAGGTCGGCAGACTTTTGGAGGCCCTTGAAAAATCAGGAGAGGCAGAAAACACGATTGTTATTTTCACTTCCGACCATGGTGAGATGCTAGGAGACCATGGGCGCTACGTAAAAGGACCGTTTTTATACGAAGGCGCAATTAAGGTGCCCTTGATTATTTCATGGCCGGGTAAAATCCGTGAGGGCTATCGGGCAAAGGGCTTGGTTGAAGCGACCGATATTGCTCCCACATTGCTCGAGGCAGCCGGTGAGCCGAGAAATCCAGGGATGCAGGGCCAGTCGTTACTACCCGTTCTCATGGGAGATCAGGATGGGGATCATATACGCGATTCAGTGTATTGCGAATATCGTAATTCTAACCCTAAGCCTCCTGTTTCACTCAGTATGGTGCGTACTGAAACACACAAGCTGGTGGTTACCCATGAGACTGGAGAGGGCGAGCTCTATGACCTGCAACACGATCCGAAAGAGTTTACAAACTTATGGGAAGACCCCCAAGCTGCAGAAACCAAGAGTCAGCTGTTGCTTAAATTGAGTGACCGTATTGCTGCCTGTTCAGATCCGTTGCCGCCGCGAGTGGGGATCTACTAA
- a CDS encoding co-chaperone GroES, translating into MTTVAVNIKPLGDRVLVKAIEEDEQIRGGIIIPDAAKEKSQEAEVVSLGTGRKNDDGSEVPFEVSVGDKVLVSQYGGSKVKVEGIEYTVLREDDIIAIVG; encoded by the coding sequence ATGACAACAGTCGCTGTTAACATCAAACCACTCGGTGACCGCGTCCTCGTAAAAGCAATCGAGGAAGACGAGCAAATCCGCGGAGGGATCATCATTCCCGACGCTGCCAAGGAAAAGTCTCAGGAAGCTGAGGTAGTCTCGCTTGGAACAGGTCGCAAAAACGACGATGGCTCTGAAGTCCCCTTCGAAGTCAGCGTTGGAGACAAAGTGCTCGTCAGCCAATATGGTGGCAGCAAAGTCAAAGTAGAAGGTATCGAATACACCGTTCTACGCGAAGACGATATCATCGCCATCGTTGGATAA
- a CDS encoding response regulator, which yields MDGSRWRSALERSGAEVWDWDAVYNTVSFPAYWRALLDHDASKEVGNLQDWSNCLHPEDRRRHIDAIERILQGSSDSYDNHHRMRTKSGAHLWVHFRGQVVEWGDNGKPARIVGTMNGISDEKVTEMAQLEMNERLNMATKQLETQKYLLDRTNTVARVGAWQMDLSSGRITWSDVTKQIHEVDGGFVPTAELAVGFYREGESRQLLKKVFSRGIEQGEAFDIECQIVTAKGNVRWVRSVGEFELLDGKPVRALGAFQDIHERKLAEKALIEAKEDAEAANRAKDAFLAIMSHEIRTPLNGIIGSTELLESSSLSPEQMEFVRMILMSGEVLLSTINDVLDYTKIEAEQLELESRTFCILDCVEQVVEERYLEASNKGLELNVHLEISSSFLTRGDPVRIKQIIAHLIGNAIKFSSAGHVCIELGLEDGEWKVSVRDTGIGIPQDKIDCLFKPFSQVDVSMSREFDGVGLGLAISQKLAAKMGGRIEVESRVGEGACFVLSIPLHEPSELGELSPIWSLGGDNDIRGAKVCIIESSSQRREALRKAIEAIRGDAVVFESVDQYEAANRLPGFDFLVLGNCGSGPSSGEGLPEVFSLSSAVGRRVIKVGGIKPPKWEHVNYDWIPEPLSLRRFIRACGKVSRSEVMPSVNEQSKVISEYRGRVLVVEDNQDNQHVMVRLLNSLGVHEVVAADNGYECLDILDQDCFDLILMDCQMPIMNGLDATVKILSFFQECQITNPTPIVGVSASAFHDDRARAIEAGMRDYITKPVRLSRLRSVLDHYLPLKRFVMS from the coding sequence ATGGACGGATCGCGCTGGAGATCGGCGTTAGAGCGCTCTGGGGCTGAGGTTTGGGATTGGGATGCTGTCTATAATACGGTCTCATTTCCTGCTTATTGGAGGGCGTTGCTCGACCACGATGCTAGCAAAGAAGTTGGGAATTTGCAGGATTGGTCGAATTGTTTGCATCCAGAGGATCGCCGTCGACATATCGATGCGATTGAGCGAATCCTGCAAGGCTCGTCGGATTCTTATGATAACCATCACCGCATGCGCACGAAATCTGGCGCTCATCTATGGGTTCATTTTCGTGGCCAAGTTGTTGAATGGGGCGATAATGGTAAGCCTGCACGGATTGTGGGGACGATGAATGGCATTTCGGACGAGAAGGTAACCGAGATGGCTCAATTAGAGATGAATGAACGTCTCAATATGGCTACCAAGCAATTGGAAACGCAGAAATACCTTTTGGATCGAACAAACACGGTCGCGCGCGTGGGTGCTTGGCAGATGGATTTGTCATCGGGACGTATCACTTGGAGTGATGTTACGAAGCAGATCCATGAGGTCGATGGGGGGTTCGTGCCGACTGCCGAGCTAGCAGTAGGCTTTTATCGCGAAGGCGAAAGTCGACAGCTTTTGAAAAAGGTTTTTAGTCGCGGCATCGAGCAGGGAGAAGCCTTTGACATTGAGTGCCAAATTGTAACCGCAAAGGGAAATGTGCGTTGGGTGCGGTCAGTTGGGGAGTTTGAACTCCTGGATGGGAAACCCGTTCGTGCATTGGGAGCTTTTCAGGATATCCACGAACGTAAACTGGCGGAAAAGGCACTCATCGAAGCTAAGGAGGATGCCGAGGCAGCCAATAGGGCAAAAGATGCTTTTTTGGCGATAATGAGTCACGAGATTCGTACACCACTCAATGGAATCATCGGTTCGACTGAGCTCTTGGAAAGCAGTAGTTTGTCTCCAGAGCAAATGGAGTTTGTTCGTATGATTTTGATGAGCGGAGAGGTGCTTCTATCGACGATCAATGATGTCTTGGATTACACCAAAATCGAAGCAGAACAGTTGGAACTGGAAAGTCGAACCTTCTGTATCTTAGATTGTGTTGAACAGGTGGTTGAGGAGCGTTACCTAGAGGCATCGAATAAAGGGCTCGAACTAAACGTTCATCTCGAAATTTCATCAAGTTTCCTGACTAGAGGAGACCCAGTCCGGATAAAGCAGATCATTGCGCACCTGATTGGCAATGCTATTAAGTTTAGCTCGGCAGGGCATGTTTGCATTGAGCTTGGTCTGGAGGATGGCGAATGGAAAGTATCCGTCCGAGATACAGGTATCGGTATTCCTCAAGATAAGATAGATTGCTTATTCAAACCTTTTTCTCAGGTCGATGTTTCAATGTCACGCGAGTTTGACGGAGTTGGTCTTGGTTTAGCGATTTCACAAAAGCTTGCGGCAAAAATGGGCGGAAGGATCGAAGTTGAGAGCCGCGTTGGAGAGGGCGCTTGTTTTGTATTGTCCATTCCGCTTCATGAACCTTCTGAATTGGGGGAATTGAGCCCGATATGGTCGCTCGGAGGCGATAATGATATCCGCGGAGCAAAAGTTTGTATTATTGAGTCAAGTAGCCAGCGGCGTGAAGCACTAAGAAAGGCGATCGAAGCGATACGGGGAGATGCCGTTGTCTTCGAATCTGTAGATCAGTATGAGGCAGCCAACAGGTTGCCTGGCTTTGATTTTTTAGTTTTAGGTAACTGTGGTTCAGGTCCATCTAGCGGTGAAGGATTACCAGAAGTCTTTTCACTCAGTAGCGCTGTGGGTCGCAGAGTTATCAAAGTAGGTGGCATCAAGCCTCCGAAATGGGAACATGTGAACTATGATTGGATTCCTGAGCCACTCAGCCTGAGGCGGTTTATTCGGGCGTGTGGCAAAGTCTCGAGATCGGAGGTCATGCCGTCCGTTAATGAGCAATCAAAGGTAATCTCGGAATATCGAGGTCGTGTTCTTGTCGTAGAGGATAACCAGGATAACCAACATGTCATGGTGCGTTTATTGAATTCTTTGGGCGTCCATGAGGTGGTCGCGGCTGACAATGGATATGAGTGCCTAGATATATTGGATCAGGACTGCTTTGATTTGATTTTAATGGATTGTCAGATGCCGATAATGAATGGCCTGGATGCTACGGTTAAGATTTTGAGCTTTTTCCAGGAGTGCCAAATTACGAACCCGACTCCAATTGTTGGCGTGAGCGCGAGCGCTTTTCATGATGACAGGGCTAGAGCTATTGAAGCTGGAATGCGTGATTATATTACCAAGCCCGTTAGGCTGTCACGACTTCGTAGCGTATTGGATCATTACTTGCCGCTGAAGAGATTTGTCATGAGCTAG
- the groL gene encoding chaperonin GroEL (60 kDa chaperone family; promotes refolding of misfolded polypeptides especially under stressful conditions; forms two stacked rings of heptamers to form a barrel-shaped 14mer; ends can be capped by GroES; misfolded proteins enter the barrel where they are refolded when GroES binds) yields MMAKQIIFDEVARKKVLSGVEQLAKAVKTTLGPKGRNVLIDKKFGSPNVTKDGVTVAKEIELEDPYENMGAQMVREVASKTSDSAGDGTTTATVLAEGVYRRGLKYVSAGANPVYLKRGIDKAAAAAVGYFASASKAVSEREEVRQVATVSANWDTEIGEIIADAMDKVGKDGTITVEEAKSIETTLEVVEGMQFDKGYLSPYFTTNAESMEAVLEDAYILIHEKKISALNDILPILQTVAKAGKPLLVIAEDIEGEALAALVVNKIRGTLNVCAVKAPGFGDRRKAMLEDIAILTGGRCITEDLGIKLENLDISDLGVAKRAVIDKENTVIVEGAGSASDIQGRVKQIRKQIEETSSDYDREKLQERLAKLAGGVAVINVGAATEPEMKEKKARVEDALHATRAAVEEGILPGGGVALLRSAFAIDEVVEALEGDEKLGAQIVRSAIESPLRQLCENAGVEGSLVVSEVLKKDGSEGYNVATDTYEDLVKAGVVDPAKVTRSALQNAASVSGLLLTTECMITDIPEEEKPAAPGGDMGGMGGMGGMM; encoded by the coding sequence ATTATGGCTAAACAAATTATCTTCGACGAAGTAGCTCGCAAGAAGGTGCTCTCAGGTGTAGAGCAACTCGCTAAGGCTGTTAAGACCACACTCGGACCTAAGGGGCGCAATGTCCTTATCGACAAGAAGTTCGGTAGCCCAAATGTCACTAAGGATGGTGTCACTGTTGCTAAAGAAATCGAACTGGAAGATCCTTATGAAAACATGGGTGCACAAATGGTGCGCGAAGTGGCTTCAAAGACTTCTGACTCTGCAGGTGACGGAACCACCACAGCGACCGTTCTGGCTGAAGGTGTCTACCGCCGCGGCTTGAAGTATGTCTCTGCAGGTGCAAATCCAGTATACCTAAAGCGTGGTATCGATAAGGCAGCAGCAGCGGCCGTTGGTTATTTCGCCTCTGCTTCAAAGGCAGTATCTGAGCGTGAGGAAGTCCGTCAGGTTGCTACAGTTTCTGCAAACTGGGACACTGAGATCGGTGAGATCATTGCTGACGCGATGGACAAAGTTGGCAAGGACGGCACTATCACTGTTGAAGAAGCCAAGTCTATCGAAACGACTCTTGAAGTCGTTGAAGGTATGCAGTTCGACAAGGGTTACCTCTCTCCATACTTCACGACCAATGCGGAGTCTATGGAAGCCGTGCTCGAAGACGCATACATCCTGATCCACGAGAAGAAGATCTCTGCTCTTAACGACATTCTTCCTATCCTTCAAACCGTCGCAAAGGCTGGAAAGCCTCTCCTCGTAATCGCTGAAGACATCGAAGGTGAAGCTCTAGCAGCTCTCGTCGTGAATAAGATCCGTGGCACATTGAATGTCTGCGCAGTCAAGGCTCCTGGCTTCGGCGATCGCCGCAAAGCCATGCTCGAAGATATTGCTATCCTGACGGGCGGTCGTTGCATCACCGAAGACCTCGGCATCAAGCTGGAAAACCTCGACATCTCTGACCTCGGCGTTGCCAAGCGTGCAGTTATCGACAAGGAAAACACCGTCATCGTCGAAGGTGCGGGTTCAGCGTCTGACATCCAAGGTCGTGTAAAGCAGATCCGCAAGCAGATCGAAGAGACATCTTCTGACTATGATCGTGAAAAGCTCCAAGAGCGCTTGGCAAAGCTTGCTGGTGGCGTTGCCGTCATCAACGTGGGTGCTGCGACTGAGCCTGAAATGAAAGAGAAGAAGGCACGCGTAGAAGACGCTCTGCACGCGACACGCGCTGCTGTAGAGGAAGGTATCCTTCCTGGTGGGGGTGTAGCCCTCCTCCGTTCTGCCTTTGCCATCGACGAAGTAGTCGAAGCTCTCGAAGGTGACGAAAAGCTCGGTGCTCAAATCGTGCGCAGCGCGATCGAGTCTCCTCTGCGTCAGCTGTGTGAAAACGCCGGAGTTGAAGGATCACTCGTAGTATCCGAAGTCCTCAAGAAGGATGGCAGCGAAGGCTACAATGTCGCTACGGACACTTATGAAGACCTCGTTAAGGCTGGTGTTGTAGACCCTGCAAAGGTAACGCGCTCTGCGCTGCAAAATGCGGCTTCTGTTTCTGGCCTGCTCCTCACCACTGAGTGCATGATCACCGATATTCCTGAAGAGGAAAAGCCTGCGGCTCCAGGTGGAGACATGGGCGGCATGGGTGGCATGGGCGGCATGATGTAA
- the trpS gene encoding tryptophan--tRNA ligase, with amino-acid sequence MSSDRPVVLTCAQPTNTLTLGNYLGALGQWARMINNCDCYFGLVDLHAITADYNPADLRKNTFDCAAQYIACGLNPEKSHLFVQSHVTGHTELAWVLGSLTPIGELQRMTQFKEKAAKLGFQSTEDSENELKFTHDGARAQASVNSGLLYYPVLMASDILLYNADVVPTGEDQKQHLELCRDLARRFNHRYSDTFTIPEPRIAKEGARIMSLQEPTKKMSKSDSDALATVFITDEPKLIQKKIMSAVTDSGSDVRAAPDKPGITNLMTILSVCSKQSMESIETEFASKGYGEFKKSVAEAVIATLDPIQTKYHEFHADKTYIQQVLKKGAETAQKRAYKTLAKVYRKTGFMERVR; translated from the coding sequence ATGAGCTCAGACCGTCCTGTTGTCCTCACTTGCGCCCAACCTACCAACACGCTGACGCTTGGTAATTACCTAGGTGCCTTGGGCCAATGGGCGAGAATGATCAATAACTGCGATTGCTATTTCGGCCTGGTCGATCTGCACGCGATCACAGCTGATTACAATCCAGCCGATCTCCGTAAAAACACCTTTGATTGCGCCGCACAATACATCGCCTGTGGCCTAAATCCTGAGAAAAGCCATCTGTTTGTTCAGTCTCACGTAACCGGGCACACAGAATTAGCATGGGTCTTAGGCTCACTGACTCCTATTGGGGAACTCCAGCGCATGACACAGTTCAAGGAAAAGGCCGCAAAACTTGGCTTTCAATCCACCGAAGATTCAGAGAATGAATTAAAATTTACGCACGATGGCGCACGCGCTCAGGCTTCGGTTAACTCAGGCTTGCTTTACTATCCTGTGCTAATGGCTTCCGATATACTCCTCTACAATGCCGATGTAGTTCCCACTGGAGAAGACCAGAAACAACATCTCGAACTATGCCGAGATCTAGCACGTCGATTCAACCACCGCTATAGCGACACATTTACCATCCCAGAACCGCGCATCGCTAAAGAAGGTGCGCGTATTATGTCCCTCCAGGAGCCGACAAAAAAGATGAGTAAGTCAGATTCGGATGCTCTCGCTACAGTCTTCATCACCGACGAACCCAAGCTTATTCAGAAAAAGATTATGAGCGCTGTGACTGACTCGGGCTCAGATGTCCGTGCAGCTCCTGACAAACCAGGCATCACGAACTTGATGACTATCCTGAGTGTCTGCTCCAAGCAGAGTATGGAGAGCATAGAAACTGAATTTGCATCAAAGGGATATGGGGAATTCAAAAAGTCTGTAGCTGAGGCAGTCATAGCAACGTTGGATCCGATTCAGACGAAGTATCACGAGTTTCATGCGGACAAGACCTACATCCAGCAAGTGCTGAAGAAAGGTGCAGAAACAGCTCAAAAGCGTGCCTATAAAACACTGGCAAAGGTATACCGCAAAACTGGATTCATGGAACGCGTCCGCTAG
- the dnaK gene encoding molecular chaperone DnaK translates to MSKIIGIDLGTTNSCMAVMESGEVTVIPNSEGARTTPSVVAFSKSGERLVGQSAKRQAVTNPHNTIFSAKRLIGRKSTEVQEEASNLPYKIVDGKNGDAYIECQVGDETQSFAPEQISSMILGKLKSDAEDYLGETVTQAVITVPAYFNDAQRQATKDAGAIAGLEVLRIINEPTAASLAYGLDKKGESTIAVYDLGGGTFDVSILDIADGVFEVKATNGDTHLGGDNWDEAIINWLVAEFKKENEIDLRQDPMALQRLKEEAEKAKIALSSAQSTDINLPFITADQTGPKHLNVQLSRPKLEQITDTLYERTKVPVRKCMEDSEVSASDIDELVLVGGMTRSPKVTEIARELTGKDPHKGVNPDEVVAIGAAIQGAVLAGDEGVGDVLLLDVTPLTLGIETAGGVSTPMIDRNTTIPTKKSQVFSTYADNQTAVDIKVLQGERSMAKDNKTLGNFRLDGIKPAPRGLPQIEVIFDIDSNGILHVTAKDQETGKDQKITISNSSGLDKDEVERLKKEAEMHAEEDKQAKESVESRNQLDNMVYQTQKQLDELGDKAPEEVKGEIQGVIDEAKKVLEKSDASADEIKTANDAIMAALQKLAQAAPAPDTAGDAQPGPEAAASAQSEPKQAEGDVVDADFEVVDEDKK, encoded by the coding sequence ATGAGCAAAATCATAGGTATCGATTTAGGAACGACAAATTCGTGCATGGCTGTCATGGAAAGTGGCGAGGTCACCGTAATCCCAAATTCAGAGGGTGCACGCACGACTCCGTCCGTAGTCGCTTTCTCCAAGTCAGGCGAGCGTCTGGTGGGCCAATCGGCTAAACGCCAAGCGGTCACTAATCCCCACAACACCATTTTTTCAGCAAAGCGCCTCATCGGTCGTAAAAGTACTGAGGTTCAGGAGGAGGCATCCAACCTCCCTTACAAAATCGTAGACGGAAAAAATGGCGATGCTTACATTGAATGCCAAGTAGGTGATGAGACGCAGTCTTTTGCGCCTGAGCAGATTTCATCGATGATCCTGGGTAAATTGAAGTCCGATGCCGAAGATTATCTTGGCGAAACAGTGACTCAGGCTGTTATCACGGTCCCTGCCTATTTTAACGATGCTCAGCGCCAAGCCACTAAAGATGCTGGTGCTATTGCGGGTCTTGAAGTGCTCCGTATCATCAACGAGCCGACTGCGGCTTCTCTTGCCTACGGTTTAGATAAGAAGGGTGAAAGCACGATTGCGGTGTATGACCTTGGAGGTGGGACCTTTGACGTCTCTATCTTAGATATCGCTGACGGTGTCTTCGAAGTGAAGGCGACCAATGGCGACACACACCTCGGTGGTGATAATTGGGACGAAGCCATCATCAATTGGCTTGTTGCTGAATTTAAGAAGGAAAATGAGATCGACCTGCGCCAAGACCCGATGGCTTTGCAACGCCTCAAAGAGGAAGCAGAGAAAGCTAAGATCGCGCTCTCTTCGGCTCAATCAACTGATATCAATCTTCCTTTCATTACAGCAGACCAGACAGGGCCGAAACACCTCAACGTTCAGCTGAGTCGTCCAAAGCTCGAGCAAATCACCGATACACTTTACGAGCGCACCAAAGTGCCTGTCCGTAAATGTATGGAGGATTCTGAGGTTTCAGCTTCTGACATCGATGAACTTGTTTTGGTCGGTGGCATGACCCGTTCTCCGAAGGTAACCGAGATTGCTCGCGAGCTGACTGGCAAAGATCCGCATAAAGGCGTCAACCCCGACGAAGTGGTTGCCATCGGTGCTGCCATACAAGGTGCTGTTCTCGCTGGAGATGAAGGGGTGGGCGATGTCCTCCTTCTTGATGTGACACCTTTGACCCTCGGTATTGAGACTGCGGGTGGCGTCTCGACACCGATGATCGATCGCAATACGACGATCCCAACTAAGAAGAGCCAAGTCTTCTCGACTTATGCGGACAATCAAACTGCGGTCGACATCAAAGTCCTCCAGGGTGAGCGTTCCATGGCTAAGGATAATAAGACCTTGGGTAATTTCCGTCTCGACGGTATCAAGCCTGCACCACGTGGCTTGCCTCAGATCGAGGTGATTTTCGACATCGACTCTAACGGCATCCTTCACGTCACCGCAAAAGATCAAGAAACCGGTAAGGATCAAAAGATCACAATCAGCAATTCTTCAGGTCTAGACAAGGACGAGGTCGAGCGACTTAAAAAGGAGGCAGAGATGCATGCCGAAGAGGACAAGCAAGCCAAGGAGTCTGTTGAGTCTCGCAACCAATTGGACAACATGGTCTATCAGACTCAGAAGCAACTTGATGAGCTCGGAGATAAAGCCCCGGAAGAGGTGAAGGGCGAGATCCAAGGTGTGATTGATGAGGCCAAGAAAGTTCTCGAGAAATCAGACGCTTCGGCAGACGAGATCAAGACCGCGAACGACGCCATCATGGCGGCGCTCCAAAAGCTTGCTCAAGCTGCTCCAGCTCCAGATACCGCCGGAGATGCTCAGCCGGGACCCGAAGCTGCCGCGTCAGCGCAGTCTGAGCCGAAGCAGGCAGAGGGCGACGTCGTCGATGCAGACTTCGAAGTCGTCGACGAGGACAAGAAATAG